The sequence AGTTCCTTATCACAAAGTTACGTTAAAATCTTAAAACAGCCAGCAAAGTCAAcaacattgttataatttaatttaaccaatGAAAAGCACATTagctaattttaaatgttactatttttataatatcttgtatttttattgaatctcGTCTTGTTTCAGTGATCTTCTGCAATGGATCGAGCGCACCATCGAAGCTCTGGGTGACAGAACTTTCGCTAACTCGTTGGAGGGAGTGCGTCAACAGCTCATACAGTTCGCTAACTACCGCACTGTTGAAAAACCTCCTAAGtatgatcatttatttattttatttatttatttatttttgaatttattttattgagaacCATCAGCAGTCACTACACTTACACATgtaatgataaaaacatatttagacTTACTATAAAGTGCGGGACTCTTTAAGACGGTCACAAAATGCATTTTAAGGtagactatacatatatatatttactaaactatattataactatattactAAAACACTAGGGATTAACTACATTTCATTccggaaataaaacaatagtgcaattatttcatcaatatgtgtaatttaattagttatgtaattaatttgatatctaTATGTTGCTATTTTTTTAGATTCGTTGAGAAAGGTAACCTAGAAGTCTTGCTATTCACTCTGCAATCTCGCATGCGTGCGGCTAACCAGAAGCCCTACACGCCTCGTGAGGGTCGCATGATCCACGATATCAACCGTGCCTGGGAGCGCCTCGAGAAGGCCGAGCACGAGCGGGAGTTGGCCTTGAGGGAGGAGCTTATTAGGCAGGAGAAGCTGGAACAGCTTGCTGCCAGGTgagtttgatattattatattagtattataatcttaaatatggaaaatagtttaaaatatgtgtaaaaCAACTACAATTACAAAAGGCATGATTTAAGAAGTTAAGTCTACAATTTATTATCAATGTTCTCTTTGACTAAGTTTGGAATTGCACtttggtaacatttttatttacttttagatTCAACCGTAAAGCTCAGATGCGTGAGACTTGGCTCTCTGAAAACCAGAGGCTCGTCAGTCAAGACAACTTCGGCTTCGATCTCGCTGCCGTGGAAGCGGCCGCTAAGAAACATGAGGCTATTGAAACCGACATCTTCGCTTACGAGGAGCGAGTGCAGGCTGTGGTGGCCGTATGCTCCGAGTTACAGGCTGAGCGGTGAGTGGAGaagattttgatttcatttaagttTGTTGTTAAAAAGagatttaagaaaaattaaaaaatatacataattgcaTTAATTCATGTGAAGATTctcatatagtttttaatttgaatatcaatttatgttaatatgtcATACACAGAAGTCTGTCaaagcaatttaattaaaaaaatatgaatttaaattctgACCGAAATGTATACAAGTAAACGACACAAGTTATTCGCcataaatgtgtatttaatttctGGAATACTATTCGCGGCGCAGGTACCACGACATGGAGCGCGTGTGCGCGCGGCGCGACAACGTGCTGCGCCTGTGGGCCTACCTGCTGGAGCtgctgcgcgcgcgccgcgcccgcctcgAGCTGTCGCTGCAGCTGCAGCAGAACTTCCAGGTGCGGTACTCGCATCGCGTGTCTGTAAACGAATCTCAATACTGTATGGATGTGAACTtgcacaaatttatttattttgtacttgaCAGGAAATGCTCTACATTTTGGACTCCATGGAGGAAATCAAAATGCGTCTGCTGACGGACGACTACGGTAAACATCTGATGGGTGTCGAAGATTTGCTTCAAAAGCATGCTCTTGTCGAGGCCGACATCAACGTACTCGGAGAGCGCGTTAAGGTTGTTaccgtatattattatataaaagcaaattatttaCATGACACGCTTACTTGGAAAGTTTGTTTATAGTACGTATACGTTTTAGTGAAAACAATACAGTgaaaacaatactaaaatttagaaatataactaaataaatttataacacagCAATGATCGTTCAATAATGCAATTCTTAACACACGTGAACAATTCATCATGTCATCTGCAGGTGGTAGTGGGACAGTCACAGCGGTTCCTGGAGCAGGAGGAGGGCGGCTACCGGCCCTGCGACCCCGCCATCACCGTGGAGCGCATCCAGCAGCTCGAGAACGCTTACGCCGAGCTCGTCCATCTCGCCGTCGAGCGCAGGTATTGGTTGTACAGATTATTGTCTCCAAATGATGATTTGAATCTGTCTTATGTTAGTCTCTGAACATTAAAAGTAATGCATAAACTTTAGCTACCATGGGAACttgactattttataatataacaatatatcagaactaaatgttatttcttgtattatatattttatatacttaatagttTTTACACTGCTTGTTcctttcgtaaaataaatatattaatgtaatattttacctACTAGAAAGCGCCTCGAAGATAGCCGCAAACTATGGCAGTTCTACTGGGATATGGCCGATGAAGAGAACTGGATCAAGGAGAAGGAACAGATCGTGTCTGTTGACGACATCGGCCATGATCTTACTACAGGTTGGTTAAGAAGTAGATTctgtgtaaattatataaaaaatattaaagaatttgtGTCAAATCGAATTCaaaattcaaagttttaaacaaaatattaaaaataattacttaataatgtgccaaaaaactttttaactaaACTCAAATACGCAAGGATGatgaacataaaattatacttagatactttagatacatattattttcaatttttttttgcaccTCTATCATATAaatgttgcacctcatgcaacttttatgtagcaaaattgaaatttttagttttaagtttgggtgcaataaagagttaataaataaataaatggactGAGCTTTAAATGAATTCTAACGTAAATAATCCGTTGTGTCGCAGTGTACCTATTGATCTCGAAGCACAAGGCGCTGGAGGCGGACGTGCTCGCGCACGAGCCGCAGCTCATGAGCGTCGCGGCCGTCGGAGACGAGCTCATCTCTCAGGGTCACTTCGGTGCCGACAGGATACAGGTGGGTAAACAAATTCACATGTAGTGACTACAGAACGTTAATATGCAACTCGTGTACGTGATTCTTtacgtacttatatatatacaaatatttcaaatatgttttatttgtgtccacaaatgatttaccttaaaaatatcaattgaaATGTGTTTTGCAGGAACGTCTCCGTGATATTCTATCCCAGTGGAACCATCTTCTCGACGTGGTGTCTCTCCGAAAGAACAGACTCGATGCGGCGGTGCGCTATCACCAGCTATTCGCGGACGCGGATGACATCGACAACTGGATGTTGGACACACTAAGGTatgcttaaaatttattattttatgttttaaatgtatgatGTTGTTTTCGatcaaataagttttatatacttaatcaaTTTTGATTGTATCGTTACAGACTTGTATCATCAGAGGATACCGGTGTGGACGAGGCGCAAGTGCAAAGCTTGCTGAAGAAGCACAAGGATGTCACCGACGAACTCAAGCACTACGCTAATGTCATACAGCAGCTCAAACAACaggtaaaattcaaataatgcaGTAAGGTTTGCGATTGAACTCATTATTGAAAGAGGacgatatatatttcatatgacacaataagttaatattgataatacgCTGACACAGGCGAGCGAGCTGAGCCCCGAGGACGCCAACAGCGGCGAGGTGCGCGAGCGGCTGGCCGCCATCGACGCGCGCCACGGGGAGCTGGCCGAGCTGGCGCGCCTGCGCAAGCAGCGCCTGCTCGACGCGCTGTCGCTGTGCAAGCTGCTGGCCGAGGCCGACGCCGCCGACCAGTGGATCGCGGAGAAGGACCGCATGCTCGACACCATGCTGCCGCCCAAGGACATCGACGACGTCGAGATCATGAAGCACCGGTGAGGCCGCCGACGTGTGCTCGGCGTtggaatatgaatataatattgttattttaacgaTATAAATGCTTTGACTCATTAAAgcatatctattaaaaattacttctttaaaaaatataatatcgatgTATTCTCTCCTTAAATGAGCAGTGCTAATTGATTTTCGTTTGTGCTTCAGCTACGACGGTTTCGATAAGGAAATGAACGCGAACGCGTCTCGCGTGGCCGTCGTGAACCAACTGGCGCGACAGCTCATTCACGTGGAGCACCCGCAGGCGCCCGCCATCCAGGAACGGCAGGCCGCGCTCAACCAGGCCTGGAGCTCGCTCCGAGAGAAGGTACTCACTGCGCTTGTACAATAAAATCagcaatatacattatataatttaaaaaaatacattgttatgtcaaatggtattttttatcaatttgttaTCGGACATTgtaatgaaaaaatgttttaggcGGAAGGAAAGAAAGACGACCTTAAATCAGCTCAAGGCGTCCAGACATTCTATATCGAGTGTCGAGAGACCGTGTCCTGGATCGAAGACAAGAAGCGAATCCTTCAACAGACCGACAACCTGGAAATGGATCTCAATGGTAAGATTTAGttgatatatctttttaaatgttatgagCTTACTATGTAAGCCAACCAATAAACCAACATTGTAAATTTTTTGGATTTACACTATtgacaatacattttattacttttttctttcTATTCCTTAAGGTGTGATGACATTACAACGTCGCCTGTCCGGCATGGAGCGAGACCTGGCCGCCATCCAGGCGCGCATCACGTCGCTGGAGAACGAGGCCAGCGCCATCGAAGACGAACATCCCGACGAAGCGCGGCTCATCCGAGACCGCATACACACCATCACGGACAACTGGGACCAGCTCACGCAGATGGTTAatctttgtataaataactaaaagtCTTTTCCTAGGACACTATTCGATTACATGTGTGACGGCAGGAGGCATAGGATGTATCACCACCTGCAAAGTACCGAAACCCTATCTCTATTGGTACCCTATTAATAGTAAAACTAGCATTATATTTGTCACAGGcgctgataatattataaaaaaagaaacttagaTCTTTCTATACAAGTAAAAACAAAAGCTACCGCCTAAATTCTCTGCGATATTACTTACATGATATACGTGGAATAAATTGATccattgaaacatatttttgctTTTTTGACACTAGCTCAAAGAGCGCGACGCAAAGTTGGAAGAGGCTGGCGATTTACATCGGTTCTTACGCTCCGTCGACCACTTCCAAGCTTGGCTCACCAAAACCCAGACCGATGTCGCTTCCGAAGGTAAAGTCTTAGATGATATACTACATTTTTTGGGATTAATGTgcagttattataaatactattattaaatctttcaatcaaattgttctaatttatgaaatactttATTCTGTTATCAGATATACCCGGAAGCCTCCCAGAAGCAGAGAAGTTGTTATCTCAGCACCAGACTATCAAGGAAGAAATCGATAACTATAAGGATGAATATGCTAAGATGATGGAATATGGAGAAAAGATTACTGCTGTAAGCTCAATTTCCTATACATATTTGTATgcatatatgtttatttgataataaaaatatttgctttttttcCTTGAGCAGGACCCTTCGACCCAAGACGACCCCCAGTACATGTTCCTGCGCGAGCGTTTGAAGGCGCTGCGAGAGGGCTGGGCTGAGCTGCAGCAGATGTGGGAGAACAGACAACAGCTGCTGACACAGAGCCTCGAGCTTCAGCTGCTGCAGCGAGACGCGCGCCAAGCGGAGGTGTTGCTGGCTCACCAGGAGCACAGGTCAGAGGAtaagatacaaatattttcatatattcgtATATTGTGTGATATGgtctaaacatatataattaaaaaatattttatttttatttaactaacagaTTAGCCAAGGCTGAACCACCTGCGAATCTAGAACAGGCCGAAAACACCATCAAGGAACATGAAGCCTTCCTTACTACCATGGAAGCCAATGATGATAAAATCAACTCTGTTGTTCAATTCGCTAACCGCCTCGTCGAAGAACGACACTTTGATGCTGATAAAATCCAACGTAAGGCTGAGAGTATACGGGCAAGACGAGACTCCAATCGTGATAAGGCACTACAGCAGATGGAAAAACTGCAGGATCAATTACAGCTTCACCAATTCCTTCAAGATTGTGATGAACTCGGAGAGTGGGTACAAGAAAAGAATGTAACAGCTCAAGACGACACCTACCGCTCAGCCAAGACAATTCACTCGAAATGGACTCGCCATCAAGCATTCGAAGCGGAAATCGCAGCCAACAAGGAACGTCTATTTGCGGTACAGAACGCGGCTGAGGAACTTATGAAACAAAAACCAGAATTCGTAGAAGTTATTTCTCCTAAGATGCATGAACTTCAAGATCAATTTGAAAACCTCCAAACAACGACTAAAGAAAAGGGTGAGCGTCTATTCGACGCAAACCGTGAGGTTCTCCTTCACCAGACTTGTGACGACATTGATTCATGGATGAATGAGCTCGAGAAACAAATCGAAAACACAGACACTGGCACTGATCTGGCATCTGTCAATATTCTTATGCAGAAGCAACAGATGATCGAGACTCAGATGGCGGTAAAGGCTAAGCAGGTTACCGAACTCGAAACTCAAGCGGAATACCTGCAAAAAACCGTTCCTGATAAGATGGAGGAGATTAAGGAAAAGAAAAAGTCTGTGGAGCAACGTTTCGAGCAGCTCAAAGCACCCCTTTTGGATCGCCAACGACACCTTGCGAAGAAGAAGGAGGCGTTCCAATTCCGCCGAGATGTAGAGGATGAGAAGCTATGGATACACGAAAAAATGCCTCTGGCAACCAGCACCGATTACggaaattcattatttaatgttcAGATGCTTCAAAAGAAGAACCAATCATTAAAGACGGAGACCGATAACCACGAGCCAAGAATATTGACAGTTATTTCCAACGGGCAGAAGTTGATTGACGAGGGACATGAGGATGCGCCCGAATTCAAAAACCTTATTGAAGAACTCACTGCGAGGTGGCGAGAACTTAAGGGTGAGTTTTAATTcgtttgtaagtatatttaacaTGACAGGTAAAAAAATGGTTACTTAAGGGTGTAATAAACCATTTTATACGacgagtttttatattataaaaaaaatcgtgtcTTCGATGTTTATTGTTGAGGAGATTCTTCTGGAGCTAATCTAGGTTGTAGAATCAAGTCATGCTTAACATAAAATTGCTTTGACATCTGTACAGAACCAATGTGTAAAGTTTCATCTCCATAGTAAGAGGAAGACGTTCTAATTCATCTTGCAAGATTTGACTTTATCCAAAAACAtggctaattaaataaaagtttgtaaaaataatatttacttatttatcagATGCCATCGATCAACGTAAGGACAACCTGGCCCAATGGGAGAAGGCTCAGCAATATCTATTCGATGCGAATGAAGCCGAAGCGTGGATGAGTGAACAAGAACTTTATATGATGGTGGAGGATCGTGGCAAGGATGAGATCTCCGCACAGAACCTGATGAAGAAACACGAGATTCTGGAGCAGGCAGTAGATGATTACGCACAGACTATCAGGCAGTTAGGAGAGACTGTTCGTCAACTGACCAGTGAAGAACATCCTTTGAGGTTAGTGTTAAATGGAAGTATTTTAAGTAGTAGTAATCgcattatataagatattatcattacatagtataaaacaaagtatatgtagtatgcttagatctttaaaattatacaacggattttgatgagtattttttttaaaacatagattcaagaggaaagtttatatgtataatacatgcaagATATAGTAGGGAAACACTGATAATtgtagaggtttctaaagtgatgtcgtaactAAACACagttttttgcgcttacattgcaaacgctggctgaaccctacaatatatttcaaaataatgtactacagtattgtacaccttaaaaagttctTTAAAAAAGTTTGCCATGCTATatgtatgtctatctcttagggataacccacaataaccatattttatccgttactttttatgagaaataatagcttattttatgcaatacagcattaatccttatccaattaagtacattgtgcatttaatatagatcaatatggccctttacagcatgtaatttaaattaatattttcgaagatattacagattttaaaCAGTTTGTATTGTCtcatgacaaaaaagctgtgaacgttgtaagacattctgtagtatatttagtatcagcattacaCCCGTACGAATCCGGAGCTGGTCGctagtgttatataaaaaaagaccggagaaaaaaagagaaaaataaaccttttttttaaccttttttatataatttatattttgcgtATGACGaatgatgtatatatttaaaatgatttcacAGTGAGCAGATTTCCGTTAAGCAATCACAAGTGGACAAATTGTACGCCGGTCTGAAGGACTTGGCTGGAGAAAGACGTGCCAAGCTGGACGAGGCGCTGCGCCTATTCCAACTGTCGCGTGAGGTGGACGACCTGGAGCAATGGATCACCGAGCGGGAACTCGTCGCCAGTTCGCAAGAATTGGGGCAGGACTACGACCATGTCACGGTAACAAAACACTGTCATTTTCAATGGAACAGAATAGTAATGGAATCAATTACGTATTTTTTCTAGCATTAATAATGTCTATAGATTCGACagattattatagaaataataaacagtgACTCGAATATTGGCATCTACTCAAACGCCAGTTTCATGAAATGATCAAGTAAGACACATGTATACCTTATGCTGTGCAGCTTCTATGGGAGAGATTCAAGGAGTTCGCTCGCGAGACTCAGTCGGTGGGATCGGAGCGCGTGGCCACCGCGGAGCGCATCGCCGACCAGATGATCGCCATGGGACACTCCGACAACGCGACCATCGCGCAGTGGAAGGAGGGCCTGCGCGAGACCTGGCAGGATCTGCTCGAGCTCATCGACACCAGGACGCAGGTACGGCTCGTCGGAAAAACGattgtcttttattattaaaaaatatttattatttagaaaaaaatataatttttgaatacaTAACATTTCGACGCAGTATGAGACGCTAATGCATTTTTCTGTAGATGCTGGCGGCATCTCGCGAGCTGCACAAGTACTTCCACGACTGCAAGGACACGCTGCAGCGCGTGAACGAGAAGGCTCGCGGCGTGAGCGAGGAGCTCGGCCGCGACGCCATCAGCGTCGGAGCGCTGCAGCGCAAGCACCACAACTTCATGCAGGACCTCAGCACGCTCCAGCAGCAGGTACGTCATACATTttccaaagaaaatatataatcctAAAAAATGTACGTCGATAACCGACCCCGGGCGCAGGTGGAGGCCATCAGCAGCGAGTGCGGGCGGCTGGGCGCGTCGTACGCGGGCGACAAGGCGGCGGAGATCACGCGGCGCGAGGGCGAGGTGTCGGAGGCGTGGCGCGCGCTGCAGGCCGTGTGCGCCGCGCGCCGCGACAAGCTGGAGGACGCCGACCAGCTGTACCGCTTCCTGAGCCAGGTGCGCGACCTCACGCTGTGGATGGACGACGTCGTGCGCTCCATGAACACCGGCGAGAAGCCGCGGTGAGTCCACTGCCCCTCCGCGCCCTATCTCCTAGTGACCGAAAGCTACGCTCGCTTCGAACGCTTCCGATTGCAGCGACGTGAGCGGCGTCGAGCTCCTGATGAACAACCACCAGTCGCTGAAGGCGGAGATCGAAACGCGCGAGGACAAGTTCACGGCGTGCATCGGGCTGGGTCGCGAGCTGCTCGCGCGGCAGCACTACGCGTCGCCCGACATCCGCGACAAGCTGCTGCAGCTCACCAACCAGCGCAACGCTCTGCTGCGCCGCTGGGAGGAGCGCTGGGAGAACTTGCAGCTCAGTGAGTGACATATTTAGTTATCAATACCTCTATCTTGTGTACTGAATGTCAATCTTGTACACTTAACGTTATTATACctccattttttattaattcatgcAAAACctggtgtttaatttgaccgATGATCTTCACTATAAGCATAATGTGATATCTTCCCACACAGTCCTGGAGGTCTATCAGTTCGCCCGCGATGCGGCCGTGGCGGAGGCTTGGCTCATAGCGCAGGAGCCCTACCTCATGTCGCAGGAGCTCGGACACACAATCGACGAGGTGGAGAGCCTCATCAAGAAACACGAGGCCTTTGAGAAGTCGGCCGCCGCGCAGGAGGACCGCTTCAGCGCGCTGCAGAGGCTCACCACGGTCAGTGTGGATATGGCTTGCTGTGGTGTTGGGCACTATCGATTTTCACGATTCTGTACAAATAATCATTTCATTGATAATTATGacattaatcttaatttaacatattttttatttgatcttgTAGCTAGAATTGATACTAATTTTTAGTAAGGgcttttgtaaaatgtttttcttcattagTGCTCTTTACTTTAATCGCTTGTTGTAATTTTCTCAGTAGTTGTATGTTTGGTTTCTTTATAATCTTTTTCTTTACTACTAGCTTGAACTGAATGCAGCAACACTATGGCCTACCGCACAACCTTGGGATAAATGTGATGAATCATCCTTTGTTTTCCAATTCCCACCTCCTAAACGAGAAAAACCATCACTTAAAATCGCAACTGAAACTACTCGACCAGTTGGAGAAGTGGTATACGACATCATAAACACAAACGACAGATTCAAATTACCCGAAAAGTTTAACAAAAGgaacttaaacataaattactcCCAAAAACCGGCAACTAAAAACGATTCTTACCTTTGGTCGGTCGTAACGAACAATAGCTTATCTACGATTTCCGAAACGAGTAGTCCTCCAATGTCTCCTCATAGAGGGCCTTTATCACCCGAAATATATAGTTcaattttctttgaatataCTTCAGAGAACGATAGGTCCAATGAGAAATTGTCGTCAATAGACTTTATGTTATGGGAAAGATTGTCCTATCAGCACGTCTATCCAAACGTATCTTTGCTAAGACCAGCAAGAAGCCAAAGTGAGTCATCCTCTAAATCCGGTAGTATAAAAGGTTTAATGAAAAGATTGTCGTGGAGAAAGAAGTCCATAGACAGCGACCAGAAAGCTGACGTAGCCGTGTTATCTCTACCTGGACTAACGAGCAATATGAGAGCCGTCAATGACTTAGGCAAAGAAGTAAAAATTATTCCCCTCTCCTCTTCCCTCTTATTGTTGTCCCAAACACGCAGTTTATTGTTTCCGGAGGGTGCATGGTACTATAACTACTTGGATAGTGTAAGTGTGGAGTTGGTATATCGCATGAGctttgtatgtgtatatatatatgtatatatatatattatttaacatatattaaataaatattgcatgatttttataatatttttttaaagtttgacaTTAACAAAATAAGTTTACTTTGCTTAAAGTAATCGCATGGTAATATAACTGTACTATGTATTTGATTTGAATGCAACAACTCGTGACTACCCAAACTCAGCTCGGCATTAACACGAACGGCCTTCAACCGTCGCTACCGAACTCGAGTCGGCCCCTTTTCCAAAACGTAACTCCTCGCGGTCTCGTTGCAGTTCGAAGTGAAGGAGATGAAGCGGCGCCAGGAGGCGGCCGAGGCGGCGGAGCGCGAGAGGCAGGAGCGCGAGGCGGCcgaggcggcggcggcggcggcggcacAGGACGCCGTCGACCGCGCCGCCTCGCCCGAGCCGCAGCCGCCAGGTGAGTCGCGCCGCGCCCCGCGCCCCCGCGCCCTCGCGCCCCGGCGATGGCTCTTCGAATTGCGATACACACTACGACTTGATGGCCTAAAGTTGGGCTCACGAAAACATTCGAACGTTAATAGTGGTTAAATGATAACCGGTAAACTTAGATGGCGCCTATCGTACGAAGATGATTTGTAGGATAAATGTATACGCCGTATTTAAATATGTGCGTAGTGTTTTGAATTTATGATAGTTGCCGATGATTCGACATTGTCTGTTTTACCTCAATATAATCTCAAATTCGAAGACTCATCGCCGTCGAATAAGtatatttcctatattttttttgtgaaaacaTATATCGATAATACGTTAGTCGATTGATTTAGtattttggtatttaatataaataggatataaatgaattttaaaaattccttaTTTAACGATCATGGAAAACACAACTTTTTCGAAAATTAACCTCACTTCGACTCACGGATTGCAATGTAAGCACGCATGTGTACCTTCTAGCACTATAATTGAAACAAACTTtcgaaatgataaaataatatttctactaATTTTCACCAAACTGGTGGAATGCTGCTTGCAATTTGCAATATC comes from Vanessa tameamea isolate UH-Manoa-2023 chromosome 15, ilVanTame1 primary haplotype, whole genome shotgun sequence and encodes:
- the Beta-spec gene encoding spectrin beta chain isoform X6 — its product is MTTDISVSRWDPSIGHGQEIIDEIEYDGGNSSSRLFERSRIKALADERESVQKKTFQKWVNSHLVRVGCRINDLNVDMRDGKMLIKLLEVLSGERLPRPTKGKMRIHCLENVDKALQFLREQRVHLENMGSHDIVDGNARLNLGLIWTIILRFQIQDITIEETDNKETKSAKDALLLWCQMKTAGYNNVNVRNFTTSWRDGLAFNAIIHKHRPDLIQFEKLHRSNHIHNLNNAFNVAEEKLGLTKLLDAEDIAVEHPDERSIITYVVTYYHYFSKMKQETVQGKRIGKVVGIAMENEKMMQEYESLTSDLLQWIERTIEALGDRTFANSLEGVRQQLIQFANYRTVEKPPKFVEKGNLEVLLFTLQSRMRAANQKPYTPREGRMIHDINRAWERLEKAEHERELALREELIRQEKLEQLAARFNRKAQMRETWLSENQRLVSQDNFGFDLAAVEAAAKKHEAIETDIFAYEERVQAVVAVCSELQAERYHDMERVCARRDNVLRLWAYLLELLRARRARLELSLQLQQNFQEMLYILDSMEEIKMRLLTDDYGKHLMGVEDLLQKHALVEADINVLGERVKVVVGQSQRFLEQEEGGYRPCDPAITVERIQQLENAYAELVHLAVERRKRLEDSRKLWQFYWDMADEENWIKEKEQIVSVDDIGHDLTTVYLLISKHKALEADVLAHEPQLMSVAAVGDELISQGHFGADRIQERLRDILSQWNHLLDVVSLRKNRLDAAVRYHQLFADADDIDNWMLDTLRLVSSEDTGVDEAQVQSLLKKHKDVTDELKHYANVIQQLKQQASELSPEDANSGEVRERLAAIDARHGELAELARLRKQRLLDALSLCKLLAEADAADQWIAEKDRMLDTMLPPKDIDDVEIMKHRYDGFDKEMNANASRVAVVNQLARQLIHVEHPQAPAIQERQAALNQAWSSLREKAEGKKDDLKSAQGVQTFYIECRETVSWIEDKKRILQQTDNLEMDLNGVMTLQRRLSGMERDLAAIQARITSLENEASAIEDEHPDEARLIRDRIHTITDNWDQLTQMLKERDAKLEEAGDLHRFLRSVDHFQAWLTKTQTDVASEDIPGSLPEAEKLLSQHQTIKEEIDNYKDEYAKMMEYGEKITADPSTQDDPQYMFLRERLKALREGWAELQQMWENRQQLLTQSLELQLLQRDARQAEVLLAHQEHRLAKAEPPANLEQAENTIKEHEAFLTTMEANDDKINSVVQFANRLVEERHFDADKIQRKAESIRARRDSNRDKALQQMEKLQDQLQLHQFLQDCDELGEWVQEKNVTAQDDTYRSAKTIHSKWTRHQAFEAEIAANKERLFAVQNAAEELMKQKPEFVEVISPKMHELQDQFENLQTTTKEKGERLFDANREVLLHQTCDDIDSWMNELEKQIENTDTGTDLASVNILMQKQQMIETQMAVKAKQVTELETQAEYLQKTVPDKMEEIKEKKKSVEQRFEQLKAPLLDRQRHLAKKKEAFQFRRDVEDEKLWIHEKMPLATSTDYGNSLFNVQMLQKKNQSLKTETDNHEPRILTVISNGQKLIDEGHEDAPEFKNLIEELTARWRELKDAIDQRKDNLAQWEKAQQYLFDANEAEAWMSEQELYMMVEDRGKDEISAQNLMKKHEILEQAVDDYAQTIRQLGETVRQLTSEEHPLSEQISVKQSQVDKLYAGLKDLAGERRAKLDEALRLFQLSREVDDLEQWITERELVASSQELGQDYDHVTLLWERFKEFARETQSVGSERVATAERIADQMIAMGHSDNATIAQWKEGLRETWQDLLELIDTRTQMLAASRELHKYFHDCKDTLQRVNEKARGVSEELGRDAISVGALQRKHHNFMQDLSTLQQQVEAISSECGRLGASYAGDKAAEITRREGEVSEAWRALQAVCAARRDKLEDADQLYRFLSQVRDLTLWMDDVVRSMNTGEKPRDVSGVELLMNNHQSLKAEIETREDKFTACIGLGRELLARQHYASPDIRDKLLQLTNQRNALLRRWEERWENLQLILEVYQFARDAAVAEAWLIAQEPYLMSQELGHTIDEVESLIKKHEAFEKSAAAQEDRFSALQRLTTLELNAATLWPTAQPWDKCDESSFVFQFPPPKREKPSLKIATETTRPVGEVVYDIINTNDRFKLPEKFNKRNLNINYSQKPATKNDSYLWSVVTNNSLSTISETSSPPMSPHRGPLSPEIYSSIFFEYTSENDRSNEKLSSIDFMLWERLSYQHVYPNVSLLRPARSQSESSSKSGSIKGLMKRLSWRKKSIDSDQKADVAVLSLPGLTSNMRAVNDLGKEVKIIPLSSSLLLLSQTRSLLFPEGAWYYNYLDSFEVKEMKRRQEAAEAAERERQEREAAEAAAAAAAQDAVDRAASPEPQPPAAGSSSTPVTPSTSGKVKSRSRSKSPFRSFRWRTAKKLLTGAHHSDDEEGASPAGEDEGVEGTLVRKHEWESAAKRASNRSWDKVYVVAKDGRMSFYKDQKAYKSAPEQYWRGETPLDLNGAVVEVAANYTKKKHVFRLRLSNGAEFLLQAHDEAEMGQWLEALRARAAAPAPRSHTLPAHHAAEPKRRSFFTLKKN